AAATACAGGTTAGTGGCAAGAACACCACATTCGATAAAAGCAAAATCAGCCCCATTTGATGATTACCCAAATAGAAGCCATGGAGACCTAATGGCCCTCCGAAAAAGGCAAACAAGGCTGCTACAACTTTATTTTTATCCCCTGCAACATAGCCTTGGGGCACTTGATATTGATATTGATTGGGTTGTTGGTAAGGAGCGATTGGTTGTTGATAATTGGCTTGATACATTGGCGGTGGCTGGACTGGCTGGCTATATTGTTGATAGGTTGGTTGGGCAGGAGTAGGATTTTGTTGATAGGCCACAGTTTGAGCGCCATGCACTGGGCTGCCTTGCAACGAACCACCACAATTGGTACAAAACATCACATCAGGATGGGTTTGGGTGTTACAAGTTGGGCAAATTTTATAAAATGGCTGAGTCATAACGCGTTCCTTAGCGCCAATAATGGCACAGTTAAATTATGTTTTTTGGGTGTCATTACATCTAGCCTTAAGACGTTTTTAAAAGATCTTTTGTTTCAACCACAGTCTATCAACAAGCGCTTGGCTCGCCATCAGTCGTAAGATGCAGCTTAAATCGGTCGAGTGCCGATAGCTATCAAGTCGTAATCGCGCGAAAATAGCATATCAAATTTTCGCATGGAGTACAATCATGACTATTTATTTTTACGCAGTTTCAGAGGAATTTGGTTGCTTCTCGAACTTTTCGGCCCACGGGTTTAAGCTCGATGGTCACTACTGGCCCACCAGTGAGCATTATTTTCAAGCCCAAAAATTTGTTGGCACTGACTATGCTACAACGATTCGGCTAGCCAAATCGCCAGCGATTGCTGCACGGCTGGGGCGCAGCCGCAAACAGCCGTTGCGCCGCGATTGGGAAGCGATCAAAGATGCTGTAATGTGCCGCGCCTTGTTGGCAAAATTTCGTAGCCACGCTGATATTCGGACAATTTTGCTA
This region of Herpetosiphon gulosus genomic DNA includes:
- a CDS encoding NINE protein, which encodes MTQPFYKICPTCNTQTHPDVMFCTNCGGSLQGSPVHGAQTVAYQQNPTPAQPTYQQYSQPVQPPPMYQANYQQPIAPYQQPNQYQYQVPQGYVAGDKNKVVAALFAFFGGPLGLHGFYLGNHQMGLILLLSNVVFLPLTCIFIGIFGYALVGLVCLAQTVLYLVASDAEFYQKYVIEKRWF
- a CDS encoding NADAR domain-containing protein — encoded protein: MTIYFYAVSEEFGCFSNFSAHGFKLDGHYWPTSEHYFQAQKFVGTDYATTIRLAKSPAIAARLGRSRKQPLRRDWEAIKDAVMCRALLAKFRSHADIRTILLATDDQPLVENAPNDYYWGCGADGSGKNRLGQLLVEIRQTLRDEELA